One window of Branchiostoma lanceolatum isolate klBraLanc5 chromosome 8, klBraLanc5.hap2, whole genome shotgun sequence genomic DNA carries:
- the LOC136440186 gene encoding uncharacterized protein — MFPTTGNDMRATNGLSIAQRLDPDLVKTLFTAVLCLGGFIVTTIGFSTTYVTPAMYIGPLMLAVCFVLCLVKCVQWHGGIHTLDETTEYAGRTVSTDRTVPGQVVIARPTPATSTSRQPNMAAPTRAWPYPSYSRYSQGNRQEEQVPYPVPYPPMGARPSLTSPTAPTNPVLPPYTPAAWAGDEPPPSYDEATKSYPEK; from the exons ATGTTCCCCACAACCGGAAATGATATGAGAGCCACCAACGGACTGTCCATTGCTCAAAGACTGGACCCGGATCTGGTGAAGACTCTGTTCACTGCTGTTTTGTGTCTAGGAGGTTTTATCGTCACGACAATAGGATTTAGCACCACGTATGTCACTCCGGCAATGTATATCGGTCCGCTCATGCTGGCCGTGTGTTTCGTGCTGTGTCTGGTGAAGTGTGTTCAGTGGCATGGCGGCATACACACCTTGGATGAGACTACAGAGTACGCAGGACGGACGGTGAGTACCGACAGGACGGTACCCGGGCAGGTGGTTATAGCACGCCCTACTCCAGCTACTAGCACTTCACGGCAGCCCAACATGGCGGCACCGACCCGAGCCTGGCCCTACCCTTCATACTCAAG ATATTCCCAGGGGAATCGCCAAGAAGAACAGGTGCCATACCCTGTGCCGTACCCTCCCATGGGTGCCCGACCGTCCCTGACGTCACCTACCGCCCCGACAAACCCCGTGCTCCCACCGTACACCCCGGCTGCCTGGGCCGGTGATGAGCCTCCTCCTTCTTACGACGAAGCAACCAAGTCATACCCCGAGAAGTGA